One Pseudomonas tolaasii NCPPB 2192 genomic window carries:
- a CDS encoding diaminopimelate epimerase has translation MTRFYDARGNIYGVVSPAYLREQGIAVPEHADLAASTRTAWSTSAITSECGWGTLPHALGAKAHRCDGLLVGPFQSAPPFDLLIVNTDGTLAERSGNGLTIFAQALTDEGLMTQGCELRVHHDKQDAGSPVTTTVEPAVVDQRAGFWLALGRPAFGPSAAGAEGVEGLDPAFSHVPALSAINPQWARSQFVRVGNPHCVTLVEHADALPDNRSMQQPELFAALQAIAFAPPAGRGQPCAAGVNLQWALRAEGNQVIARVFERGEGPTASSGTSASAVACAAWRAGWVESGNVAVVMPGGTAPVRLHSHGGMLLSVSLFGAATPQK, from the coding sequence ATGACCCGTTTCTACGATGCGCGGGGCAATATCTACGGGGTAGTCAGCCCGGCTTATTTAAGAGAGCAGGGCATTGCCGTGCCCGAACACGCCGATCTGGCGGCGAGCACGCGCACGGCCTGGAGCACCTCGGCGATCACCTCCGAATGCGGCTGGGGCACCTTGCCCCATGCGCTCGGTGCCAAAGCGCACCGCTGCGACGGCTTGCTGGTGGGGCCGTTTCAATCGGCGCCGCCGTTCGACCTGTTAATCGTCAATACCGATGGCACGCTTGCCGAACGCAGCGGCAATGGTTTGACGATCTTCGCCCAGGCCCTGACCGATGAGGGCTTGATGACGCAGGGCTGCGAATTGCGTGTGCATCATGACAAGCAGGATGCCGGCTCACCCGTTACAACCACCGTTGAACCGGCAGTCGTCGATCAGCGCGCCGGATTCTGGCTGGCGCTGGGGCGCCCGGCGTTCGGGCCCTCGGCGGCAGGTGCTGAAGGTGTGGAGGGGCTCGATCCTGCGTTCAGTCATGTGCCGGCGCTCTCGGCAATCAATCCGCAATGGGCGCGCAGCCAGTTTGTACGCGTGGGCAACCCACATTGCGTGACGCTTGTGGAACACGCTGATGCGCTGCCCGACAATCGGTCGATGCAACAACCCGAATTGTTTGCCGCGTTGCAGGCGATTGCCTTTGCGCCACCCGCAGGGCGTGGCCAACCCTGCGCCGCAGGTGTCAATTTGCAGTGGGCCCTGCGCGCTGAAGGCAATCAGGTTATTGCGCGGGTGTTTGAGCGCGGTGAGGGGCCTACCGCGTCTTCGGGAACAAGTGCCAGTGCTGTGGCCTGTGCGGCGTGGCGAGCGGGGTGGGTCGAGAGCGGAAACGTTGCCGTGGTCATGCCGGGTGGCACGGCGCCAGTGCGCTTGCACAGCCACGGGGGAATGTTGTTGAGCGTCAGTCTGTTCGGGGCTGCGACACCGCAAAAATGA
- a CDS encoding MFS transporter, giving the protein MTAIPTPAPVVPGRLEQMSTRIAFFIAGFGIAAWAPLVPYAKARAQLNEGTLGLLLLCLGVGSIIAMPVAGALASRYGCRRVLTAGTIMICLALPMLATVSSVPMLMVGLFLFGAGLGTVDSTVNLQAVIVERASGKTMMSGFHGLFSLGGIVGAAGVAGLLGLGFSPLQATLVVIVITLLALFKAGPHLLPYGSESSGPAFAIPHGVVLFIGCLCFIVFLAEGAVLDWSAVFLSAERGLDEAYAGLGYAAFALTMTAGRLTGDAIVRRLGATRVIVIGGALATAGMLLATFLPAWETALLGYALVGAGCSNIVPVLYTAVGKQKVMPEHIAVPAITTLGYAGILAGPAVIGFIAHGSSLSTAFVLIAALLAGVAVSGKILKV; this is encoded by the coding sequence ATGACTGCCATCCCCACTCCAGCGCCCGTGGTTCCCGGGCGGCTGGAACAAATGTCGACTCGCATCGCTTTTTTCATCGCAGGCTTCGGCATCGCCGCCTGGGCGCCGCTGGTGCCCTACGCCAAAGCGCGTGCGCAACTCAATGAAGGCACGCTGGGCCTGCTGCTGTTATGTCTCGGCGTGGGGTCGATTATCGCGATGCCGGTGGCCGGCGCGCTGGCCTCGCGTTACGGCTGCCGACGCGTGCTGACCGCTGGCACGATCATGATCTGCCTCGCCCTGCCGATGCTCGCAACAGTCAGTTCGGTGCCGATGCTGATGGTGGGGTTGTTCCTGTTCGGTGCGGGCCTGGGCACTGTGGATTCGACGGTCAACCTGCAAGCGGTGATCGTTGAGCGCGCCAGTGGCAAAACCATGATGTCAGGCTTCCACGGCCTGTTCAGCCTGGGCGGCATTGTCGGCGCCGCGGGCGTTGCCGGGTTGCTGGGGCTGGGTTTTTCGCCGCTGCAGGCAACGTTGGTGGTGATCGTCATCACGCTGCTGGCGCTGTTCAAGGCCGGGCCGCACCTGCTGCCTTATGGCAGTGAAAGTTCGGGGCCTGCATTTGCCATCCCCCATGGCGTCGTGCTGTTTATCGGCTGCCTGTGTTTCATTGTATTTCTGGCAGAAGGCGCCGTGCTGGATTGGAGCGCCGTCTTCCTGAGTGCCGAGCGCGGCCTTGATGAAGCCTACGCGGGCCTGGGTTACGCAGCCTTTGCCTTGACGATGACCGCCGGACGCCTGACCGGGGATGCCATCGTCCGACGCCTTGGCGCTACCCGCGTGATCGTCATCGGCGGTGCGCTCGCGACTGCTGGCATGTTGCTCGCCACGTTTTTGCCCGCCTGGGAAACCGCACTGTTGGGCTACGCCCTGGTAGGTGCCGGGTGCTCGAACATTGTGCCGGTGCTGTACACCGCCGTCGGCAAACAGAAGGTCATGCCGGAGCATATTGCAGTGCCCGCCATCACCACCCTGGGTTACGCCGGCATTCTCGCGGGGCCTGCAGTGATTGGCTTTATCGCGCATGGCAGCAGCCTGAGCACTGCTTTCGTGCTGATCGCAGCCCTGCTCGCCGGTGTGGCGGTCAGCGGCAAAATCCTCAAAGTGTAA